Within the Agromyces atrinae genome, the region GTGCTGCTGAACGACGACGATCTCGCCTACGCGAAGATCCGTCTCGACGAGGCATCCCTCGCGGTCGCGATCGAGAACCTCGCCGGCTTCGAGAGCCCGCTCGCCCGCTCGCTCGTCTGGGGCTCCGTGTGGGATGCGACGCGAGACGCCGAGGTGCCCGCGCGCGACTTCGTGAAGCTCGTGCTCGGCAACATCGCGACCGAGACCGAGTCGACGACGCTCCGCACCGTGCTGTCGCAGGTCGTGCTCGCCGCGTCGGCGTACACGACGCCCGAGCGACGCGACGAGACCCTGCGCGAGGTCGCCGACACCCTGTGGACCCTCGCGCGCACCGCGGACGCCGGGAGCGACTCCCAGTTCCAGTTCGTCAAGGCGTTCGCCTCCATCGCGGAGTCGTCGTCCGACCTCGCGGTCGTCGCAGACCTCCTGAGCGGTGCCGTGAGCCTCGACGGGCTCGACGTCGACACCGATCTCGGCTGGGAGCTCCTCATCGCCCTCGTGGCCGGAGGTCTCGCGGGCGAGGCGGAAATCGATGCACGCCTCGCATCGGACAACACCGCGACGGGCCAGCAGTCGGCCGCGCACGCTCGTGCCGCACTCCCGACCGTCGAAGGCAAGCACGCGGCGTGGGCGTCCCTCGTCGAGGTCTCCACCGCACCGAACACGATCGTGCGCACCACGGCCCTCGGTTTCCTGCGTGCAGCCGACCCCGAGTTGCTCGCACCGTTCGTGAAGCCGTACTTCGACATGCTGCTGCCGGTGTGGGAGGACCGCTCGTACGCGATCGCCGAGAAGCTCATCGTCGGGCTCTACCCCTCGCCGCTCGCGAACCGGGCCCTCGTCGACGCGACGAACGCCTGGCTCGAGGCGAACGCCGAGCCGCCCGCGCTCCGCCGCCTCATCGTCGAGAACCTCGCCGGTGTCGAACGCGCCCTCGCCGCCCAGGAGCGCGACGCGCGCTGACGGCACCCCCGGGGTGGTACCGCGGTACCACCCCGGGCACCCGAGACCCGACTTCCGACCGATGTGCCGACAGCGGTGTCGTCCGTAACGTCGAGTGCATGATCACCGCACAACAACTCACGAAGCGCTACGGCGACAAGGTCGCCGTCGATGGAATCACGTTCTCCGCGCGGCCGGGCCAGGTCACAGGCTTCCTCGGCCCGAACGGCGCCGGCAAGTCGACGACGATGCGGATGATCGTCGGACTCGACCGCCCGAACGCGGGAAGCGTCACGGTCAACGGCAAGCCGTTCGCCGAACACCGCGCTCCCCTCCGCGAGGTCGGCTCGCTGCTCGATGCGAAGGCCGTGCACACCGGTCGCACCGCGTTCGATCACCTGCGCGCCATGGCCGCGACGCACAACATCCCCGTCGCACGAGTGCACCAGGTCATCGAGATGACCGGTCTCGAGTCGGTCGCGAAGAAGCGCGTGGGCGGCTTCTCACTCGGAATGGGACAGCGGCTCGGAATCGCTTCGGCACTCCTCGGAGACCCCGCGACCGTCATCCTCGACGAACCCGTCAACGGTCTCGACCCCGAGGGCGTGCTGTGGGTGCGACGCCTCATGCGCTCGCTCGCCGCGGAAGGACGCACGGTCTTCCTCTCGTCCCACCTCATGAGCGAGATGGCGCAGACCGCCGACCACATCGTCGTGCTGGGGCGCGGCCGCATCATCGCCGACGCACCCGTCTCCGAGGTCCTCGCGGGAGGAGCCGCGACGCGCGTTCGCGTCCGCACGCCCCAGACCGGTGAACTGATCGGGCTGCTCGCCGGTTCGACGGTGCAGATCTCGCAGGTCGAGGCCGATGTGCTCGAGTTCACGGGCATCGACTCCCCCACCATCGCGGAGGCCGCACTCGCCAACCGCATCCTGCTGCACGAACTGACCCCGCTGACCGCGTCGCTCGAAGAGGCCTACATGGCCCTGACGAACGACTCGGTCGAATACCGCACGGAGGCCGCCCGATGAGTACCGCAACCGTCACCGAACCCCGCACGAGCCTGCCCGCCTCGGCCACGCTCTCGTTCGGCGGAGTGCTCCGCGCCGAACGCATCAAGTTCTTCAGCCTGCGCTCGACCTGGTGGTCGTTCGGCGTCTACGTGGCGATCTCGATCGGGCTCGCCGCGCTCATGGGTGCGACGTTCTGGGGCGAGGGTGAGAGCATCCCCGCCGAGCAGCAGACGTCGCTCGTGCTCCAGGTCGCCACGTTCGGAGTCTTCTTCGGCCAGCTCGTGATGGCGACGCTCGGTGTGCTCGTCATCGGCGGCGAGTTCTCGACGGGCATGATCCGCTCGAGCTTCACGGCCGTACCGAAGCGCCTCCCCGTGCTCGTCGCGAAGGCCATCGTCCTCGGTGTCTCGGCGTTCGTCCTCGGCGTCGTCGCGTCGCTCGCGTCGTACGCCGTCGGCGGTGCGTTCCTCTCGAGCTTCGGCGTGTCGGCCTCGCTCACCGATCCCGACCTCTGGGTGCCCCTCCTCGGCAGCGCTCTGTACCTCGCTGTGGTCTCGGTGTTCGCACTCGGCATCGGCACGATCGTGCGGAGCTCGGCCGGCGGGATCACGGCGGCCATCGGCGCGATCATCCTGCTGCCGATCATCCTGATGATGCTCCCCGTCGAGTGGCTGCAGGACCTGCAGCCCTACCTCCTCATGAACGCCGGTCTCGCGTCGTTCGGACTCAACGGGTTCACGGCGAGCGACCTCAGCACGGCGGCGAACCTCGTCATCATCGGCATCTGGGCCGCGGTTCCGCTCATCGTCGGCGGCGTGCTCCTGAAACGCCGCGACGCGTAGGCTTCGAGCCATGCGTTCCGGCTCACTCACCCCCGACGGTCGCCCGACCGTCGGGGGTGAGTTGCGGCTGCCGAAACCCCCGGGCGTCATCCGCCAGTTCTGGGCACGACACCCGCGTTTCACCGATGGACTCATCGCCGGTCTCTACGGCGTGCCGAGTCTCATCGGCATCATCGCGAACGCCTCGACGGCGGAGTCGGCCTCGACGCCGGGCTCGGGCTACGCCGTCGCCCTCGCGGTCATCGCGACACTCGCCGTGACCGCAGTGCTCGCCCTTGCGCGCCGGTCGCGCCCCTGGCTCCTGATGTCGGCGGCGTGGGTCGTCTGCCTCGCCGTGGCGCCGTCGGCCCCCGTCGACCTCGTCGCCGTCGTCATCGCGCTCTATGGACTCGGCGTGTACCGATCGACCCGATCGGCCTGGATCGGCTTCGGCGCCTCGGTCGTCGTCGGCTGGGTCGCGACGGCGCTCACCGTCGGTCTCTACCGGGTCGACGACGTCGAACCCTTCGGTGCCACGGCGCCCGCCTCGGCGAGTCAGTTCGCCATCTTCATGCTCATCGCCACCCTCATCGGCATCACGGTCGGCAATCGTCGGCGGTATCTTGACGCTCTTATCGGCCGCGCTCACGATCTCGCGCACGAGCGCGATCAGCAGGCGAAGCTCGCGACGGCCGCCGAGCGATCGCGCATCGCCCGCGAGATGCACGACATCGTGTCGCACAACCTCACGGTCATGGTGACCCTCGCCGAGGGCGCCGCCTCGACGACCGAGCGCGACGCCGAGCGAGCGGCGTCGGCCATGCGGCACGTCGCCGAGACGGGGCGCGATGCTCTCGGCGAGATGCGACGCATGCTCGGGGTGCTCTCGTCGGCCGACGAGGACTCGAGTGCGCGATCGCCGCAGCCGGGCGCGGGCGATGTGCTCGAACTCGTCGACGACGCCCGCCGTGCCGGCCTACCGATCGAGTTGAACTGGTCGGGTGCGGCGCCGACCGATACGACGCTCTCCCTCACGGTGTACCGCATCGTGCAGGAGGCTCTCACGAACATCATGCGGCACGCTCGCGGCGTCGCCCACGTGAGCGTCATCGTCCGCGCCACGGCCGAGAGCATCGAGCTCACCGTCGACGACGACGGCCCCGCACAGCCCGACCGCACGAGCGACGGCCACGAGCGCGGCATCCTGGGTATGCGGGAACGTGTCGCGCTCTACGGCGGGACGCTCGTCGCCGGGGCGCTCACTCCGCGCGGGTGGCGCGTGCACGCCGTCATCCCCGTTCCCCCGACCACGACGACACCGGAGGCCCCGTGAACACCGCGCCGATCCGCATCGCGATCGTCGACG harbors:
- a CDS encoding ABC transporter permease subunit, translating into MSTATVTEPRTSLPASATLSFGGVLRAERIKFFSLRSTWWSFGVYVAISIGLAALMGATFWGEGESIPAEQQTSLVLQVATFGVFFGQLVMATLGVLVIGGEFSTGMIRSSFTAVPKRLPVLVAKAIVLGVSAFVLGVVASLASYAVGGAFLSSFGVSASLTDPDLWVPLLGSALYLAVVSVFALGIGTIVRSSAGGITAAIGAIILLPIILMMLPVEWLQDLQPYLLMNAGLASFGLNGFTASDLSTAANLVIIGIWAAVPLIVGGVLLKRRDA
- a CDS encoding ABC transporter ATP-binding protein, which translates into the protein MITAQQLTKRYGDKVAVDGITFSARPGQVTGFLGPNGAGKSTTMRMIVGLDRPNAGSVTVNGKPFAEHRAPLREVGSLLDAKAVHTGRTAFDHLRAMAATHNIPVARVHQVIEMTGLESVAKKRVGGFSLGMGQRLGIASALLGDPATVILDEPVNGLDPEGVLWVRRLMRSLAAEGRTVFLSSHLMSEMAQTADHIVVLGRGRIIADAPVSEVLAGGAATRVRVRTPQTGELIGLLAGSTVQISQVEADVLEFTGIDSPTIAEAALANRILLHELTPLTASLEEAYMALTNDSVEYRTEAAR
- a CDS encoding sensor histidine kinase, whose protein sequence is MRSGSLTPDGRPTVGGELRLPKPPGVIRQFWARHPRFTDGLIAGLYGVPSLIGIIANASTAESASTPGSGYAVALAVIATLAVTAVLALARRSRPWLLMSAAWVVCLAVAPSAPVDLVAVVIALYGLGVYRSTRSAWIGFGASVVVGWVATALTVGLYRVDDVEPFGATAPASASQFAIFMLIATLIGITVGNRRRYLDALIGRAHDLAHERDQQAKLATAAERSRIAREMHDIVSHNLTVMVTLAEGAASTTERDAERAASAMRHVAETGRDALGEMRRMLGVLSSADEDSSARSPQPGAGDVLELVDDARRAGLPIELNWSGAAPTDTTLSLTVYRIVQEALTNIMRHARGVAHVSVIVRATAESIELTVDDDGPAQPDRTSDGHERGILGMRERVALYGGTLVAGALTPRGWRVHAVIPVPPTTTTPEAP